One Polaribacter sp. SA4-12 genomic window carries:
- a CDS encoding formylglycine-generating enzyme family protein: MNFKTLFTSVVLTAFVIVSCNQKKVPKEDKIIKITNNTENVETPEGMIWVASKTFLMGAKNDDRFAMAREKPAHKVAVDGFFIDSHEVTNKQFKEFVDETKYVTVAERQIDWNVIKNDLPPGTPKPADSVLQPGSLIFNKHTKGVVSMDNYGQWWVWKIGANWKQPEGPGSSIDGNDNYPVVHIAQEDALAYCKWSNRRLPTEAEWESAAQGKFEDNIYSWGNKYEDLNTNANTWQGKFPTENVTEDRFEYISPVKSYPANSIGLYDMAGNVWEITADLFNVNYYQTIDPTVVSNNPKGADKSYTPSNPYQTEYVMKGGSFLCHESYCASFRISARMGMEPNSGSDHIGFRTVATRNMLVK; the protein is encoded by the coding sequence ATGAATTTTAAGACATTATTTACATCAGTTGTATTAACTGCATTTGTAATTGTTAGCTGTAATCAAAAGAAAGTACCAAAAGAAGATAAAATTATAAAAATAACCAATAATACAGAAAATGTTGAGACACCAGAAGGAATGATCTGGGTTGCTTCAAAAACTTTTTTAATGGGTGCAAAAAACGATGATAGATTTGCAATGGCGCGTGAAAAACCCGCTCATAAAGTAGCTGTTGATGGTTTTTTCATTGATTCTCATGAGGTTACAAATAAACAATTTAAGGAATTTGTTGATGAAACAAAATATGTCACAGTGGCAGAAAGACAAATAGATTGGAATGTTATAAAGAATGATTTACCTCCAGGAACTCCAAAACCTGCAGATTCAGTTTTACAACCAGGGAGTTTAATTTTTAATAAACATACAAAAGGTGTTGTTTCTATGGATAATTATGGACAATGGTGGGTTTGGAAGATTGGTGCAAACTGGAAACAACCAGAAGGACCAGGTAGTTCTATTGATGGAAATGATAATTATCCCGTTGTTCATATTGCTCAAGAAGATGCTTTGGCTTACTGTAAATGGTCAAATAGAAGATTACCAACTGAGGCAGAATGGGAATCTGCAGCACAAGGAAAATTTGAAGATAATATTTATTCTTGGGGAAATAAGTATGAAGATTTAAATACAAATGCAAATACATGGCAAGGAAAATTTCCAACAGAAAATGTAACAGAAGATAGATTTGAATATATTTCACCTGTAAAATCGTATCCTGCAAATAGTATTGGTTTGTATGATATGGCTGGTAATGTTTGGGAAATAACAGCAGATTTGTTTAATGTAAATTATTATCAAACGATAGACCCAACAGTTGTTTCTAATAATCCTAAAGGAGCAGATAAATCATATACACCAAGTAATCCTTATCAAACAGAATATGTAATGAAAGGTGGTTCTTTTTTATGTCATGAGTCTTATTGTGCTAGTTTTAGAATTTCAGCAAGAATGGGAATGGAACCTAATTCTGGTTCAGACCATATTGGTTTTAGAACTGTTGCAACTAGAAATATGTTAGTGAAGTAA
- a CDS encoding TetR family transcriptional regulator C-terminal domain-containing protein, with product MARKKNITKDNLINWYMEFVLENNHQPKSVFSFAKENNFEEADFYKFYGSFETIEEAIFSDFFHHTITVLNKSEDYESYDKRNKLLSFYFTFFEILTANRSYVVYALESAKKDLKKLKSIKSLRTAYIKYIEDLNIDRIELKQENLEKIQNTSIKESSWIQLIITMKFWLDDVSPSFEKTDIFIEKSINAGFDLMDIKPLKSIIDFGKFILKEKVNFN from the coding sequence ATGGCTCGCAAAAAAAATATCACCAAAGACAACCTAATAAACTGGTATATGGAATTTGTTTTAGAGAACAATCATCAACCAAAATCAGTATTCAGTTTTGCAAAAGAAAATAATTTTGAAGAAGCTGATTTCTATAAGTTCTATGGCTCTTTTGAAACTATTGAAGAAGCTATATTTTCAGATTTCTTTCATCACACAATAACAGTTTTGAATAAAAGTGAGGACTATGAAAGTTACGATAAAAGAAACAAATTATTAAGTTTTTACTTTACTTTTTTTGAGATACTTACAGCCAATAGAAGCTATGTTGTATATGCTTTAGAAAGTGCTAAAAAAGATCTTAAAAAGTTAAAATCAATAAAATCCTTAAGAACAGCTTACATAAAATATATTGAAGATTTAAATATTGATAGAATTGAGTTAAAACAAGAAAATTTAGAAAAAATTCAAAATACATCAATAAAAGAATCTTCTTGGATTCAATTAATAATTACCATGAAATTCTGGTTAGATGATGTTTCTCCTTCATTTGAAAAAACAGATATTTTTATAGAGAAATCAATCAATGCTGGTTTTGATTTAATGGATATAAAACCTTTAAAAAGCATCATCGATTTCGGAAAATTCATCCTAAAAGAAAAAGTAAACTTTAACTAA
- a CDS encoding ABC1 kinase family protein, with product MKTIDSIPTSKMQRASKLVTTGAKIGVNYLKYYGDKITKTEDEAKARLNENNAEDIYDGLKTLKGSALKVAQMLSMEKSILPQAYVEKFSLSQFSVPPLSPALVTKTFNKYFGKNPNEIYDKFDAVSVNAASIGQVHKAEKDGKELAVKIQYPGVAKSISSDLALVKPIAIKMFNIKGKDSDKYFKEVENKLVEETNYILEVEQSKEIVAACKHIPNLNFPEYYSDLSTDRIITMDWMHGLHLSEFTTNNEEVSNKLGQALWDFYMFQMHKLKKVHADPHPGNFLVSKENELIVIDFGCMKTIPMEFYTPYFELAKPENISDPVLFEQKLYELEILREDDSKEELDFFRAMFHEMLSLFTQPLHQQFFDFSDENFFGKISDLGQKYAKSTELKNMNGNRGSKHFIYINRTFFGLYNLMHDLKAKNVKINNFKSF from the coding sequence ATGAAAACAATTGATTCTATACCAACTTCAAAAATGCAACGTGCTTCTAAGTTAGTTACAACTGGTGCTAAAATTGGAGTGAATTATCTTAAATATTATGGTGATAAAATTACTAAAACAGAAGATGAAGCTAAAGCACGTTTGAATGAAAATAATGCAGAAGATATATATGATGGTTTAAAAACACTAAAAGGTTCTGCCTTAAAAGTGGCGCAAATGTTGAGTATGGAAAAAAGCATTCTACCTCAAGCCTATGTAGAGAAGTTTTCACTTTCGCAATTTTCTGTACCTCCACTTTCTCCTGCTTTAGTTACCAAAACTTTTAATAAATATTTTGGAAAAAATCCAAATGAAATTTATGATAAATTTGATGCTGTTTCAGTAAATGCGGCAAGTATTGGTCAAGTTCATAAAGCTGAAAAAGACGGAAAAGAATTGGCTGTAAAAATTCAATATCCTGGTGTTGCTAAAAGTATCTCGTCAGATTTAGCTTTGGTAAAACCAATTGCAATTAAAATGTTTAACATTAAAGGAAAAGATTCTGATAAATATTTTAAAGAAGTAGAAAACAAGTTGGTTGAAGAAACGAACTATATCTTAGAAGTTGAACAAAGTAAAGAAATTGTAGCAGCTTGTAAACACATACCTAATCTTAATTTTCCAGAATATTATTCAGATTTATCTACAGATAGAATTATTACGATGGATTGGATGCATGGTCTACATTTATCTGAATTTACTACAAACAATGAAGAAGTTTCTAATAAATTAGGACAAGCATTGTGGGATTTTTATATGTTTCAGATGCATAAATTAAAAAAAGTACATGCAGATCCTCACCCTGGGAATTTTCTTGTATCAAAAGAAAACGAACTAATTGTAATCGATTTTGGCTGTATGAAAACGATTCCTATGGAATTTTACACTCCTTATTTCGAATTAGCGAAACCAGAAAACATTTCTGACCCAGTTCTTTTTGAACAAAAATTATACGAATTAGAAATCCTTAGAGAAGATGATTCTAAAGAAGAATTAGACTTTTTCAGAGCAATGTTTCATGAAATGTTAAGTTTGTTTACACAACCATTACATCAACAATTTTTTGATTTTTCTGATGAAAATTTCTTTGGTAAAATTTCAGATTTAGGACAGAAATATGCAAAAAGTACAGAACTTAAAAATATGAATGGAAATAGAGGTTCTAAACACTTTATTTATATAAACAGAACGTTTTTTGGTTTGTATAACTTAATGCACGATTTAAAGGCAAAAAATGTAAAAATCAATAATTTTAAATCTTTTTAG
- a CDS encoding flavin reductase family protein yields MAFFNNKNIENLEHLYKINLINSCSGFKSANLIASISSDGVSNVAIFSSVTHLGSNPPTLGFILRPTTIPRDSYKNIKENGIFTINHIYEDIIEDAHHTSAKYTEEISEFDVTNLEEEFKGSFKAPFVKNSPVQMSMKFVEEIYVASNDVLLIVAQIQELYVKDELLENDGLINLSKGNIATINGLDTYAIPKFKKQLSYQRPKKGEQSV; encoded by the coding sequence GTGGCTTTTTTCAACAATAAAAACATAGAAAACTTAGAACATCTTTATAAGATAAACCTTATAAATAGTTGCTCGGGCTTTAAATCGGCAAACTTAATAGCTTCAATATCAAGTGATGGAGTGTCTAATGTTGCCATATTTAGTTCTGTTACTCATTTAGGTTCTAATCCGCCAACTTTAGGCTTTATTTTAAGACCTACAACAATACCAAGAGATTCTTACAAAAACATAAAAGAAAATGGTATTTTTACAATTAATCATATTTATGAAGATATTATAGAGGATGCACATCATACATCAGCAAAATACACAGAAGAAATTTCTGAGTTTGATGTTACCAACCTAGAAGAAGAATTTAAAGGGAGTTTTAAAGCTCCTTTTGTCAAAAATTCTCCAGTACAAATGAGTATGAAATTTGTTGAAGAAATATATGTTGCCTCAAATGATGTACTTTTAATTGTAGCTCAGATTCAAGAATTATATGTAAAAGATGAGTTGCTTGAAAACGATGGATTGATAAATTTATCAAAAGGAAATATTGCAACTATTAATGGATTAGACACCTATGCAATTCCTAAGTTTAAAAAACAATTGTCTTATCAAAGACCTAAAAAGGGAGAACAAAGTGTTTAA
- a CDS encoding TIGR03643 family protein produces the protein MNIDGIAIDRIIEMAWEDRTTFEAILFQFGLKEQDVIHLMRREMKPKSFKIWRERVQGRKTKHEKLRVFAKGRFKCSRQKAISGNAISKR, from the coding sequence ATGAACATAGATGGTATAGCAATTGATAGAATAATAGAAATGGCTTGGGAGGATAGAACAACTTTTGAAGCGATTCTTTTTCAGTTTGGTTTAAAAGAACAAGATGTAATTCATTTAATGCGAAGAGAAATGAAGCCTAAAAGCTTCAAAATTTGGAGAGAAAGAGTACAAGGAAGAAAAACTAAACATGAAAAATTAAGAGTCTTTGCCAAAGGTAGATTTAAATGTTCTAGACAAAAAGCAATATCAGGTAACGCTATTTCTAAAAGATAA
- a CDS encoding SDR family NAD(P)-dependent oxidoreductase produces the protein MNKILVIGGSKGIGNAIIKSLIDENSIINISRTKPILSHTNLTHFTCDILNDDLPNLEEIDTLIYCPGSINLKPISRLKLDDFREDFEINVIGAVKAIQHYLPSLKKGNKPSILLFSTVAAKLGMPFHASIAAAKSAVEGLTKSLGAELAPSIRVNAIAPTVTNTDLASKLLRNERMIENITERHPLKKYLDPKEVADLATFLISEKASSISGQIFELDCGIVSFKI, from the coding sequence ATGAATAAAATTTTAGTTATTGGTGGAAGTAAAGGAATTGGAAATGCAATTATTAAATCTTTAATTGATGAAAACTCAATTATTAATATAAGCAGAACAAAACCTATACTTTCCCATACTAATCTTACTCACTTTACATGTGATATTCTTAATGATGACTTACCTAACCTTGAAGAAATAGATACTTTAATCTATTGCCCGGGAAGCATCAATTTAAAACCAATTTCTCGTCTTAAACTAGATGATTTCAGAGAAGACTTTGAAATAAATGTTATTGGTGCTGTAAAAGCAATTCAACATTATTTACCTTCTTTAAAAAAAGGAAATAAACCTTCAATCTTATTATTTAGTACTGTAGCTGCAAAACTAGGAATGCCTTTTCACGCCAGTATAGCCGCAGCAAAATCTGCTGTAGAAGGTTTAACAAAATCCTTAGGTGCAGAATTAGCACCATCAATTCGTGTAAATGCAATTGCGCCAACTGTTACCAATACAGATTTGGCTTCTAAATTATTGCGTAATGAACGAATGATAGAAAACATTACAGAACGTCATCCTCTAAAAAAATATTTAGATCCAAAAGAAGTCGCTGATTTAGCTACTTTTTTAATCTCTGAAAAAGCAAGTTCTATTTCAGGTCAAATTTTCGAATTAGACTGTGGAATCGTAAGTTTTAAAATATAA
- a CDS encoding glutathione peroxidase codes for MSIYDVEIKSLQNNPIQLSDFKGKHILFVNVASKCGFTPQYKDLEELQKMHQDNLVVIGVPCNQFGKQEPGNNEEIQEFCELNYGVSFLITEKVAVKGENQHPLYTWLTSRKLNNKKSSTVRWNFQKYLVSPEGKLIDYYFSITKPLSSKITKHLKS; via the coding sequence ATGAGTATTTACGATGTAGAGATTAAAAGTCTCCAGAACAATCCTATTCAATTATCAGATTTTAAAGGAAAACATATCCTTTTTGTAAATGTAGCTTCTAAGTGTGGTTTTACTCCTCAATACAAAGATTTAGAAGAATTACAAAAAATGCATCAAGATAATTTGGTTGTTATCGGTGTTCCTTGTAATCAATTTGGAAAACAAGAACCGGGTAACAATGAAGAGATTCAAGAGTTTTGTGAATTAAATTATGGAGTTTCATTTTTAATTACAGAAAAAGTAGCTGTAAAAGGTGAAAATCAACATCCTTTATACACTTGGCTAACTTCAAGAAAATTAAATAACAAAAAGAGTTCTACCGTAAGATGGAACTTTCAAAAATATTTAGTTTCTCCCGAAGGAAAATTAATTGATTACTATTTTTCAATTACAAAACCTTTGAGCTCAAAAATCACAAAACACCTAAAATCATAA
- a CDS encoding TspO/MBR family protein, with amino-acid sequence MKQLKLTLLFLIINFGGLAIGSWLMNNGPLTEWYTSLNQAPWTPPGIVFGIAWTLIMICFSIYLGHLFIKDYSSKLIIILLIQFILNVSWNYIFFNQHLVLFGLVILLLLTSLLFYYFFKLSNKVGNYKFLLVPYIIWLCIATSLNLYILIHN; translated from the coding sequence ATGAAACAATTAAAACTTACTTTATTATTTTTAATCATCAATTTCGGTGGGTTAGCTATTGGAAGTTGGTTAATGAATAATGGACCATTAACAGAATGGTATACAAGTTTAAACCAAGCTCCTTGGACACCACCAGGCATTGTTTTTGGAATTGCTTGGACTTTAATTATGATTTGTTTTTCAATTTATTTAGGACACCTTTTTATAAAAGATTACAGTTCTAAATTAATTATTATCCTTTTAATTCAGTTTATTCTAAACGTAAGTTGGAACTACATTTTCTTCAACCAACATTTAGTATTATTTGGGTTAGTTATACTACTATTACTTACTTCGCTCCTATTTTATTACTTCTTTAAATTAAGCAACAAAGTTGGTAATTATAAATTTTTATTAGTGCCCTATATCATTTGGCTCTGCATTGCAACCTCTTTAAATCTTTACATTCTAATTCATAATTAA
- a CDS encoding SRPBCC family protein, translating to MKIYTFHRKQQLPISVEKAWEFLSNPKNLKTITPEYMSFDILSGAEKPMFAGQIIQYIVTPILGIKTKWVTEITHVKENEYFVDEQRFGPYALWHHKHFIKEIEGGVEMEDIIDYKVPMGILGQMVHPILVKPKLEEIFAHRQKKLIELFGELK from the coding sequence ATGAAAATTTACACATTTCATAGAAAACAGCAATTACCAATTTCTGTTGAAAAAGCTTGGGAGTTTTTATCAAACCCAAAAAACTTAAAGACAATTACTCCAGAATATATGAGTTTCGATATACTTTCTGGAGCAGAAAAACCAATGTTTGCTGGTCAAATAATTCAATATATTGTTACCCCAATTCTTGGGATAAAAACAAAATGGGTAACAGAAATTACACACGTAAAAGAGAATGAATATTTTGTAGATGAGCAGCGTTTTGGTCCTTATGCATTATGGCATCACAAACATTTTATCAAAGAAATTGAAGGTGGCGTAGAAATGGAAGACATTATCGATTACAAAGTTCCGATGGGAATTTTAGGCCAAATGGTACATCCAATTTTAGTAAAACCTAAGCTTGAAGAAATTTTTGCACACAGACAAAAGAAATTAATTGAACTATTTGGCGAATTAAAATAA
- a CDS encoding cryptochrome/photolyase family protein, whose product MTDKINIFWFRRDLRLDDNCGLFHALKSGEKVLPIFIFDKDILSKLPKDDARVSFIYQEIKKINHQLKEKGSAIDIYYGKPIDIFKSLSEKYTIDTVFTNHDYEPSAIKRDLEIKNILASKNIHFKTYKDQVIFERNEIVKKDGTPYKVYTPYSKKWLEAFHFKGIQFYTSEDCLEHFIKKETHQFLTLEDIGFTKSSIKVKSYKVSTQIIDTYEETRNFPAKDSTSKLGTHLRFGTVSVRKMVEKASKSNNITFLKELIWREFFMQVLWHFQHTVKDSFKPKYDRILWRNNENEFDAWCKGETGYPLVDAGMRELNQTGFMHNRVRMLVGSFLCKHLLIDWRWGEAYFAEKLHDYEQSSNIGNWQWVAGTGVDAAPYFRIFNPTTQIQKFDKGLDYIKKWVPDFQELTYPTPIVEHKFARERCLETYKKALRDF is encoded by the coding sequence ATGACTGATAAAATTAACATTTTTTGGTTTAGAAGAGATTTACGTTTAGATGATAATTGTGGCTTATTTCACGCATTAAAATCAGGCGAAAAAGTGCTGCCTATTTTTATTTTTGATAAAGATATCTTAAGTAAACTTCCTAAAGACGATGCACGTGTTTCTTTTATTTATCAAGAAATTAAAAAAATAAACCATCAATTAAAAGAAAAAGGAAGCGCTATTGACATCTATTATGGAAAACCAATTGACATTTTTAAATCTTTATCAGAAAAATATACAATTGATACTGTATTTACGAATCATGATTACGAACCTTCTGCAATCAAAAGAGATTTAGAAATCAAAAATATTTTAGCATCAAAAAACATTCATTTTAAAACCTATAAAGATCAAGTAATATTTGAACGAAATGAAATTGTTAAAAAGGACGGAACTCCATACAAAGTATATACACCCTATTCTAAAAAATGGTTAGAAGCTTTTCATTTTAAAGGAATTCAATTTTATACGTCAGAAGATTGTCTAGAACATTTTATCAAAAAAGAAACACATCAATTTTTAACATTAGAAGATATTGGTTTCACAAAATCTTCAATAAAAGTTAAGTCTTATAAAGTTTCAACTCAAATTATTGATACTTATGAAGAAACTAGAAATTTCCCAGCAAAAGATAGTACGTCAAAATTAGGCACACATTTACGTTTCGGAACTGTAAGTGTAAGAAAAATGGTTGAAAAAGCATCTAAAAGCAATAATATTACATTCTTAAAAGAATTAATTTGGCGAGAGTTTTTTATGCAAGTTTTATGGCATTTTCAACATACAGTTAAAGATAGTTTTAAACCAAAATACGATAGAATTCTTTGGAGAAATAACGAAAATGAATTTGATGCTTGGTGTAAAGGAGAAACTGGTTATCCTTTGGTAGATGCTGGTATGAGAGAATTAAACCAAACTGGTTTTATGCACAATAGAGTTAGAATGTTGGTTGGTAGTTTTCTTTGCAAACATTTATTAATCGATTGGAGATGGGGAGAAGCTTATTTTGCAGAAAAATTACACGATTACGAACAATCTAGCAATATTGGAAACTGGCAATGGGTTGCAGGTACTGGCGTTGATGCTGCTCCATATTTTAGAATCTTTAACCCAACAACTCAAATTCAAAAATTTGACAAAGGTTTAGATTATATAAAAAAATGGGTGCCAGATTTTCAAGAACTCACATATCCTACTCCAATTGTTGAACATAAATTTGCTAGGGAACGTTGTTTAGAAACGTATAAAAAAGCTTTAAGGGATTTCTAA
- the udk gene encoding uridine kinase: MLIIGIAGGTGSGKTTVVNQIIEQLPTDEVCVISQDSYYNQTVNLSYEERTKINFDHPRAIDFELIVKHLKKLKSGKTIEQPVYSFVTHNRTTDTVKTHPRKVVIVEGILILNNEALRDLFDIKIFVHADTDERLVRRIRRDITERGRDIDEVLNRYQDTLKPMHLQFIEPTKNFADIIIPNNKHNTVAIDVVRTVINDRL, translated from the coding sequence ATGCTCATTATTGGAATTGCTGGAGGTACAGGAAGTGGAAAAACTACAGTAGTAAATCAAATTATTGAACAATTACCTACTGATGAAGTTTGTGTAATTTCTCAAGATTCTTACTACAACCAAACAGTTAATTTATCTTACGAAGAAAGAACAAAAATTAATTTTGACCATCCAAGGGCTATTGATTTTGAATTAATTGTTAAACATTTAAAGAAATTAAAATCAGGAAAAACAATTGAACAACCAGTATATTCTTTCGTAACACATAACAGAACAACAGATACTGTAAAAACACACCCTAGAAAAGTGGTGATTGTTGAAGGAATTTTAATTTTAAACAACGAAGCTTTAAGGGATTTGTTTGACATCAAAATATTTGTACACGCAGATACTGATGAACGATTAGTTAGAAGAATTCGAAGAGATATTACAGAAAGAGGTAGAGATATTGATGAAGTTTTAAATAGATACCAAGATACTTTAAAACCAATGCACCTTCAATTTATTGAGCCTACCAAAAATTTTGCAGATATTATCATTCCTAATAATAAACATAATACCGTTGCAATTGATGTTGTAAGAACAGTAATTAACGACCGTTTATAA
- a CDS encoding FtsB family cell division protein, whose translation MTLKEIRKNRFIKIITNVFVLILIPFLIWMFFIDDNSYLVHRKLDNEINDLESTISFYENKIAEDKATIKKLQDSLQLERFAREKYLMKKENEDIYLIEFDTIKE comes from the coding sequence ATGACTCTAAAAGAAATAAGGAAAAATCGTTTTATAAAGATTATAACAAATGTTTTTGTTTTAATCTTAATTCCTTTTTTAATATGGATGTTTTTTATTGATGACAATTCATACTTAGTTCATAGAAAATTAGACAATGAAATTAATGATTTAGAAAGTACAATCTCTTTCTATGAAAATAAAATAGCTGAAGATAAAGCTACTATAAAAAAACTACAAGACTCACTTCAATTAGAACGTTTCGCTAGAGAAAAGTATTTAATGAAGAAAGAGAATGAAGATATCTATTTAATAGAATTTGACACAATAAAAGAATAA
- a CDS encoding methylmalonyl-CoA mutase subunit beta, producing the protein MSTSLFNEFQKTTPSAWKNKIQVDLKGADYNDSLLWKTNEGIVVKPFYTSEDRTNHKVETPNKGFNICQSIFVDDEKIANSLAIDALKRGATSIQFKANSIFDYKKLLLNIKLESIFIYFHFSFLDDGFQTEVSNFINSKNTYFQTDIIGNLAESGNWFFNLKDDFNKLDIIQKKSSNCISVSSDLYQNCGATITQQLAYTLAHANEYLNKFGGEVATKIHFSFSVGSNYFFEIAKLRAFRILWATLLEEYDVESVEAHLFVQPSLRNKTLYDYNVNLLRTTSECMSAILGGANTISNVSYDAIYHKSNEFGERISRNQLLILQQESYLQEAQGFADGSYYIDSITQQLAENSLIIFKQLEKNGGFLKQLKTGTIQKKIKENLKKEQKNLLDKEIILLGTNLQQNKDDRMQHDLELYPFVKQRNIKTLIPPLTKNRLSESLEKERLISEKGINNPYNG; encoded by the coding sequence ATGAGTACATCTCTATTTAATGAGTTTCAAAAAACTACTCCTTCTGCTTGGAAAAATAAAATTCAGGTAGACTTAAAAGGAGCAGATTATAATGATTCGCTTCTTTGGAAAACCAACGAAGGAATTGTTGTAAAACCTTTTTACACCTCAGAAGATAGAACAAATCATAAAGTAGAAACTCCTAATAAAGGATTTAATATTTGTCAATCTATTTTTGTTGATGATGAAAAAATAGCAAATTCTTTAGCAATTGATGCTCTTAAAAGGGGAGCTACATCAATTCAATTTAAAGCAAATTCAATTTTTGATTATAAAAAATTATTACTAAATATAAAACTTGAATCTATTTTCATCTATTTTCATTTTTCATTTTTAGATGATGGTTTTCAAACGGAAGTTTCGAATTTCATCAATTCTAAAAACACCTATTTTCAGACAGACATTATTGGAAATTTAGCAGAAAGTGGTAATTGGTTTTTTAATTTAAAAGACGATTTCAATAAGCTAGATATCATTCAAAAAAAATCTAGTAACTGTATTTCAGTTTCTAGTGATTTATATCAAAATTGTGGAGCAACAATTACACAACAACTTGCTTATACATTAGCACATGCAAATGAATATTTAAATAAGTTTGGAGGAGAAGTTGCTACCAAAATTCATTTTTCTTTTTCTGTTGGAAGTAATTATTTTTTCGAAATTGCCAAATTAAGAGCTTTTAGAATTTTATGGGCAACACTTTTAGAAGAATATGATGTAGAAAGTGTTGAAGCTCATCTTTTTGTACAACCAAGTTTAAGAAATAAAACATTGTATGATTACAATGTAAATTTATTAAGAACTACATCAGAATGCATGAGTGCAATTTTAGGTGGAGCTAATACTATTTCGAATGTTTCTTATGATGCTATTTACCATAAATCTAATGAATTTGGAGAGCGTATTTCTAGAAATCAGTTATTAATCTTACAACAAGAGAGTTACTTGCAAGAAGCTCAAGGTTTTGCTGACGGCTCTTATTACATAGATTCTATAACACAACAACTAGCAGAGAATTCTTTAATCATTTTTAAGCAACTAGAAAAAAATGGCGGTTTTTTAAAACAGTTAAAAACAGGCACAATTCAGAAAAAAATAAAAGAAAACTTAAAAAAAGAGCAAAAAAATTTACTAGATAAAGAGATCATATTATTAGGCACAAATTTACAACAAAACAAGGACGATAGAATGCAGCATGATTTAGAGTTGTATCCTTTTGTAAAGCAAAGAAACATAAAAACTTTGATTCCCCCATTAACTAAAAACCGTCTTTCAGAATCGCTAGAAAAAGAACGATTAATTTCTGAGAAAGGTATAAATAATCCCTATAATGGATAA